A region of Nostoc sp. 'Peltigera membranacea cyanobiont' N6 DNA encodes the following proteins:
- a CDS encoding ABC transporter ATP-binding/substrate-binding protein (This model describes the ATP binding subunits of ATP-binding cassette (ABC) transporters for nitrate transport, or for bicarbonate transport, in bacteria and archaea.), which yields MPMFVAVDQIEKVFELTGGGKYIALKGIDLQIKKGEFVSLIGHSGCGKSTLLNMIAGLDLPTEGLVTLEGQRITKPGPDRMVVFQNYSLLPWRTVRENIALAVDSVMKGIPAEERNEIIEKHINMVGLRPHADKQPGMLSGGQKQRVAIARALAIRPKLLLLDEPFGALDALTRGNLQEQLMQICEENQVTAVMVTHDVDEAVLLSDRIVMLTNGPESKIGDILEVDIPRPRKRMEVVEHPSYYSLRSEMIYFLNQQKRIKKIRARKTADVARHGLEKVNLEIGFLPLTACAPLAVAKEKGFFAKHGLDKVNLVRESNWRGIVDGISGGYLDAAQMPSGMPMWLTLGGHNNQPLPVVTALTMTRNGNAITLAKRFYDQGVQNLSDFKRYLLRTREQRHTMGVVHPASMHNLLLRYWLAAGGIDPDCDVDMKTIPPAQMVADLKAGSIDGYCVGEPWNYRAAVEGVGFTIATDLEVWFGHPGKVLGVREDWAETYPNTHIALTKALLEACQYCANPDNAQEIRQILAGRDYVSTDLEYIQLEDPDNNVCSLDHPLRDYAHHQFYSESAINRPSRTEQIWIMSQLARWGDTPFPRNWVEVVERVCRVRVFSTAARELGLDISYIRQPIKLFDGTPFNADDPIAYLNSLKIKCDFSVAEVVLDAPRRKLAS from the coding sequence ATCCCTATGTTCGTAGCTGTCGATCAAATTGAAAAAGTTTTTGAATTAACTGGTGGTGGCAAATATATCGCCCTTAAAGGAATCGACCTCCAAATTAAAAAAGGAGAATTCGTTTCTTTGATTGGTCACTCCGGTTGCGGTAAATCCACTCTATTAAATATGATTGCAGGTTTGGATTTGCCAACTGAAGGTCTTGTCACCTTAGAAGGACAAAGAATCACCAAACCCGGCCCAGACAGGATGGTGGTATTCCAAAATTATTCGCTATTACCTTGGCGGACGGTAAGAGAAAATATTGCCCTGGCTGTGGACTCGGTAATGAAGGGTATACCAGCCGAGGAACGCAACGAGATTATCGAAAAACATATTAATATGGTGGGTTTGCGTCCCCATGCTGACAAACAACCGGGAATGTTATCAGGTGGACAAAAGCAGCGAGTTGCGATCGCCCGCGCCTTAGCAATTCGCCCTAAATTACTCTTGCTAGATGAACCCTTTGGTGCATTGGATGCACTCACACGCGGTAATTTGCAAGAACAACTGATGCAAATCTGCGAAGAAAATCAAGTTACCGCCGTGATGGTGACACATGATGTCGATGAAGCAGTGCTGTTATCTGACAGAATCGTGATGCTAACCAACGGCCCCGAATCTAAAATCGGTGACATTTTAGAAGTAGATATTCCCAGACCCCGCAAGCGGATGGAAGTAGTAGAACATCCGAGTTACTACAGCTTGCGGAGTGAGATGATTTACTTCCTCAATCAGCAAAAACGCATCAAGAAAATTCGGGCGCGGAAAACTGCCGACGTTGCCCGTCATGGATTAGAAAAAGTTAACCTAGAAATTGGCTTTTTACCTCTGACAGCTTGCGCCCCCTTAGCAGTTGCGAAAGAAAAAGGCTTCTTTGCCAAGCATGGTTTAGATAAAGTGAACCTTGTGCGCGAAAGCAACTGGCGGGGTATCGTCGATGGCATAAGTGGTGGTTATTTAGATGCGGCTCAAATGCCTTCCGGGATGCCAATGTGGTTAACTTTGGGAGGACATAATAACCAACCTCTGCCCGTTGTCACCGCCCTAACCATGACTCGCAACGGTAACGCCATCACCTTAGCAAAGCGCTTTTACGACCAAGGCGTGCAAAACTTATCAGATTTCAAAAGATATCTGCTTCGCACCCGCGAACAACGGCACACAATGGGAGTAGTGCATCCCGCATCTATGCACAACTTGCTGCTGCGTTACTGGCTAGCGGCTGGTGGAATTGACCCCGATTGCGATGTGGATATGAAGACCATTCCCCCAGCGCAGATGGTAGCCGATTTAAAAGCCGGAAGCATTGATGGTTACTGCGTGGGCGAACCTTGGAACTACCGCGCTGCTGTCGAAGGTGTCGGCTTTACCATCGCTACGGACTTAGAAGTTTGGTTCGGACACCCCGGTAAAGTTCTTGGTGTGCGGGAAGATTGGGCAGAAACCTATCCAAATACGCACATTGCTTTAACCAAAGCTTTATTAGAAGCTTGCCAGTACTGTGCAAATCCCGACAATGCCCAAGAAATTCGGCAAATTTTAGCAGGGCGAGATTATGTTAGTACCGATTTAGAATACATTCAACTCGAAGATCCAGATAATAATGTCTGTAGCTTAGATCATCCCTTGCGAGACTATGCTCATCACCAGTTTTATTCTGAATCAGCCATTAATCGCCCCAGCCGCACCGAACAAATTTGGATTATGAGTCAATTGGCGCGTTGGGGTGACACTCCCTTCCCCAGAAATTGGGTAGAAGTTGTTGAACGAGTTTGTCGAGTGCGTGTTTTCAGCACCGCCGCCCGAGAATTAGGTTTGGATATTAGCTATATTCGCCAACCGATCAAACTCTTCGATGGCACTCCCTTTAACGCCGACGATCCGATCGCCTATCTCAACAGCTTGAAAATTAAATGTGATTTTTCAGTTGCGGAAGTTGTTCTTGATGCACCAAGAAGAAAACTCGCATCATAA
- a CDS encoding nitrate ABC transporter ATP-binding protein (This model describes the ATP binding subunits of ATP-binding cassette (ABC) transporters for nitrate transport, or for bicarbonate transport, in bacteria and archaea.), translating to MQNRNFTATNTLGKPFTTATTSRRPFLEIKDVTKVYPTKKGPFTVLDGVNLNVEQGEFICLIGHSGCGKSTLLNMVSGFNFPTSGEVLLEGEPITKPGPDRMVVFQNYALLPWRTAFENIYLAVNAVYPNKPQAEKRAIVRDHLAMVGLADAMEKKPMQMSGGMRQRVSIARALAIRPKVLILDEPFGALDAITKEELQEELLKIWGDNRCTVLMITHDIDEALFLADKLVMMTNGPHAKIGEVMEIPFSRPRDRARIMEDPQYYQLRNYALDFLFNRFAHDDVG from the coding sequence ATGCAAAACCGCAACTTCACAGCTACAAACACACTAGGAAAACCATTCACCACTGCAACCACCAGCCGCAGACCTTTTCTAGAAATTAAAGACGTTACCAAAGTCTACCCCACAAAAAAAGGCCCCTTCACCGTCCTCGACGGCGTTAACCTCAACGTCGAACAAGGCGAATTTATTTGCCTAATCGGCCACTCCGGCTGTGGCAAATCGACACTATTAAATATGGTATCCGGCTTTAACTTTCCCACCTCCGGCGAAGTCTTACTCGAAGGAGAACCAATTACCAAACCAGGCCCAGACAGGATGGTTGTCTTCCAAAACTATGCCCTGCTACCTTGGCGAACTGCTTTTGAAAACATCTACTTAGCTGTTAACGCCGTTTATCCCAACAAACCACAAGCCGAAAAAAGAGCGATCGTCCGCGATCATCTTGCAATGGTGGGGCTGGCTGATGCAATGGAAAAGAAACCAATGCAGATGTCCGGGGGGATGAGACAACGGGTTTCTATCGCCCGTGCTTTGGCGATTCGTCCCAAAGTCTTAATTTTAGATGAACCATTTGGGGCGCTGGATGCCATCACCAAAGAAGAATTACAAGAAGAATTGCTGAAAATTTGGGGCGATAACCGTTGTACAGTGCTGATGATTACCCATGATATCGACGAAGCACTATTTTTGGCAGATAAATTGGTCATGATGACCAATGGTCCACACGCTAAAATTGGCGAAGTCATGGAAATTCCCTTTTCTCGTCCACGCGATCGCGCCCGCATTATGGAAGATCCACAATACTACCAACTGCGTAATTATGCTCTAGACTTCTTGTTTAATCGTTTTGCCCATGATGACGTAGGTTAA